From Thermoflavifilum aggregans, a single genomic window includes:
- a CDS encoding NADP-dependent isocitrate dehydrogenase, which yields MTEENKKVPITVAYGDGIGPEIMDATLRIIMAAGARIEPEVIEIGEKAYLEGFSSGIRPEAWESLRRTKVFLKAPITTPQGGGYKSLNVTVRKTMGLFANVRPCVSYYPFVKTKHPKMDVVIVRENEEDTYGGIEHQQTTEVTQCLKLITRPGTEKIIRYAFEYARAYGRKKVTCFMKDNIMKITDGLFHKIFDEVGQEYPDIEKETWIIDIGAAKLVDTPEMFDVVVMPNLYGDILSDVAAQMTGSVGIAGSANIGESVAMFEAIHGSAPRRAGQNLANPSGLLLAAVQMLVHIGQNDVATTVQNAWLKTIEDGIHTYDIYQEGISKQKVGTREFADAVIQRLGMQPQQLKPVKFGKASFEIKIKQTQPAKKELVGVDVFLEAMAEKPYAQRDPNVLGESLKQASTQKLELTMITNRGTKVWPGGYPETFCTDHWRCRFEAKDHQPLNYQDVIDLLQSVHSKGFQVIKTENLYMLDGREGFSKGQGQ from the coding sequence ATGACAGAAGAAAATAAGAAAGTGCCGATTACCGTAGCTTATGGCGACGGAATCGGACCTGAAATCATGGATGCTACCCTGCGCATCATTATGGCAGCAGGAGCCCGTATTGAGCCGGAAGTAATTGAAATCGGAGAAAAGGCTTATCTGGAAGGATTCAGCTCTGGCATCCGGCCCGAAGCCTGGGAATCGCTTCGTCGTACCAAAGTATTTTTAAAAGCGCCCATTACCACACCCCAGGGTGGTGGTTACAAAAGTTTGAATGTAACGGTGCGCAAAACCATGGGTTTGTTTGCCAATGTGCGCCCCTGCGTGTCGTATTATCCGTTTGTCAAAACCAAACATCCGAAAATGGATGTGGTAATAGTGCGAGAAAATGAAGAAGATACCTATGGTGGTATTGAACATCAGCAAACCACAGAGGTAACCCAATGTTTAAAGCTTATTACCCGTCCGGGCACAGAAAAAATCATCCGCTATGCTTTTGAATATGCCCGTGCTTATGGCCGTAAAAAGGTAACCTGTTTCATGAAGGACAACATCATGAAAATTACGGATGGTTTGTTCCATAAAATTTTTGATGAAGTAGGTCAGGAATATCCGGACATTGAAAAGGAAACCTGGATCATTGATATTGGTGCGGCCAAGCTAGTAGATACGCCTGAAATGTTTGACGTAGTGGTGATGCCCAACCTGTATGGCGATATCCTTTCGGATGTGGCTGCCCAGATGACCGGATCTGTGGGCATTGCAGGTTCGGCCAATATTGGTGAAAGTGTGGCCATGTTTGAAGCTATTCATGGTTCAGCTCCCCGCCGGGCTGGTCAGAATCTGGCCAATCCTTCAGGCCTCTTGCTGGCAGCCGTACAGATGCTGGTTCATATCGGCCAGAACGATGTGGCTACTACCGTGCAAAATGCCTGGCTGAAAACCATTGAAGATGGTATCCACACTTACGATATTTATCAGGAAGGCATTTCCAAGCAAAAAGTGGGTACCCGGGAATTTGCTGATGCTGTAATCCAGCGCCTGGGCATGCAACCGCAGCAACTTAAGCCCGTGAAATTCGGCAAAGCCAGCTTTGAAATCAAAATCAAACAGACCCAGCCGGCTAAAAAAGAACTGGTTGGCGTGGATGTGTTTTTGGAAGCGATGGCTGAAAAACCGTATGCACAACGTGATCCTAATGTACTGGGCGAATCACTGAAACAGGCTTCCACCCAGAAGCTTGAGTTGACGATGATCACCAACCGAGGTACCAAGGTATGGCCGGGCGGCTATCCGGAAACCTTCTGCACCGACCACTGGCGTTGCCGCTTTGAAGCCAAGGATCATCAACCATTGAATTATCAGGATGTAATCGATCTATTACAAAGTGTTCACAGCAAAGGATTTCAGGTGATTAAAACTGAAAATCTTTATATGCTTGACGGTCGGGAAGGCTTCAGCAAAGGCCAGGGTCAATAA
- a CDS encoding penicillin acylase family protein, giving the protein MTRFIIALFVTIGFIFLLTHPWGNIPPLGSFLSPQEGFWQNAEPVDRHFPAQTQLPPLRDSVEVWLDKRWVPHIFARNRHDLFFMQGYVTAMFRLWQMDIQTMAAGGQLASIMGPDLLPFDRLQRRKGMVYGAEQKLKAMEADSVTKEILDAYTAGVNAYIQTLTPRTMPLEYKLLHDYPRKWTNLRSALLIEYMADDLTGHSDDREYSNLRRVFTDEQLHRMFPDFPDSSAPIIPPGTAFAKPSRLNPAVPADTARARALLADSALLAVIHPASDYVTGSNNWAVSGSKTASHVPILCNDPHLSLNLPSLWFEIQLHAPGINVYGVSLPGAPAVIIGFNDSIAWGVTNAARDVKDYYAVQFTGADNKTYVWNGKKMPATLRIETIQVKGEAPFQDTVAYTIWGPVTFDPDFPDTITHIPYLATHWQALQPSNDLKTFYLLNCAHNYQDYVQALTYFNCPAQNFAYADKAGHIAIWQQGWFPLRWKDQGKYVMPGDDAHFQWQGYVPVAENPHVLDPPQGFVFSANQHPTNQSYPYYYTGDFFYYRAKRIHDYLSSKSYLTLQDMMRLQNDVYDSRAAEALPLLLAHMPVTAVRPSEREYDSLLRHWNMQVTAQSKAPILFYAWMDTLMHKLWDPVLSTAHRIVEAPSMQTTIEWLLRDTTMQFFNAYYNTPVNLTTLVTESFHAAMDAVRRQVDSKGKMNWGQFRGTSILHLTRLEALSHNRLPTPGDGATVNAITSNHGPSWRMIVQLGNPTEAYGVYPGGQSGNPGSPHYDDMINDWLLGRYEPLRMYTTRDRHHPDIETIMHFTP; this is encoded by the coding sequence ATGACGCGTTTTATCATCGCCTTGTTCGTCACCATTGGCTTTATTTTTTTGCTCACTCATCCCTGGGGCAATATTCCACCGCTCGGTTCATTTCTCAGTCCACAGGAAGGTTTCTGGCAAAATGCAGAACCGGTGGATCGGCATTTTCCTGCACAAACTCAATTGCCCCCATTAAGGGATAGCGTGGAAGTCTGGCTTGACAAACGCTGGGTGCCGCATATTTTCGCCCGCAACAGACATGATTTGTTTTTTATGCAGGGTTATGTGACGGCCATGTTTCGCCTATGGCAAATGGATATCCAAACCATGGCTGCAGGCGGACAGCTGGCGTCCATCATGGGACCTGATTTGCTGCCTTTCGATCGCCTGCAAAGACGCAAAGGCATGGTATACGGTGCGGAACAGAAGCTGAAGGCCATGGAAGCTGATTCTGTGACCAAAGAGATCCTTGATGCTTATACAGCCGGCGTGAATGCCTACATCCAGACCCTTACGCCGCGCACCATGCCGCTGGAATACAAGCTGCTGCACGATTATCCCCGAAAATGGACCAACTTGCGATCGGCCCTGCTTATTGAATACATGGCTGATGATCTTACCGGACACAGCGACGACCGGGAATATTCCAATCTGCGCCGTGTCTTCACGGATGAGCAGCTTCACCGGATGTTTCCTGATTTTCCGGATTCCTCGGCTCCCATTATTCCGCCAGGTACTGCATTTGCCAAACCCTCCAGGCTGAATCCGGCTGTGCCGGCTGATACTGCCCGCGCCAGAGCCTTGCTGGCAGACTCGGCTTTGCTTGCTGTGATCCATCCCGCATCTGATTATGTTACAGGAAGCAACAATTGGGCGGTGAGCGGAAGCAAAACAGCATCCCATGTGCCTATTCTTTGCAATGATCCCCATCTGAGCCTAAACCTGCCCTCTCTGTGGTTTGAGATTCAGTTGCATGCGCCCGGCATCAATGTGTATGGCGTGTCCCTGCCTGGTGCACCTGCAGTTATCATTGGTTTTAATGACAGCATTGCCTGGGGGGTTACCAATGCCGCCAGGGATGTGAAAGATTATTATGCCGTACAGTTTACTGGGGCAGATAATAAAACCTATGTATGGAACGGCAAAAAAATGCCAGCCACTCTGCGCATTGAAACGATTCAGGTAAAAGGTGAGGCTCCTTTTCAAGATACAGTTGCATATACCATCTGGGGACCGGTAACCTTTGATCCAGATTTTCCAGATACCATCACCCATATTCCCTATCTGGCAACGCATTGGCAGGCCCTTCAGCCTTCCAATGATCTGAAAACCTTTTACCTGCTGAATTGTGCTCACAATTACCAGGATTACGTACAGGCTTTGACATATTTCAATTGCCCGGCGCAGAATTTTGCGTATGCTGACAAAGCCGGACATATTGCCATCTGGCAACAGGGCTGGTTTCCGTTGCGCTGGAAAGATCAGGGTAAATATGTGATGCCGGGTGACGATGCGCATTTCCAATGGCAGGGTTATGTGCCGGTAGCTGAAAATCCGCATGTATTGGATCCTCCGCAGGGCTTTGTGTTTTCTGCCAATCAGCATCCCACGAATCAATCCTATCCCTATTATTATACTGGTGATTTCTTTTATTACCGGGCTAAGCGCATTCACGACTACCTGAGCAGTAAGTCCTACCTGACCCTGCAGGATATGATGCGCCTGCAAAATGATGTATATGATTCCCGTGCAGCTGAAGCTCTACCATTGCTGCTGGCACATATGCCGGTTACGGCTGTAAGACCTTCCGAACGAGAATATGATTCCTTGCTTCGGCACTGGAATATGCAGGTTACGGCTCAAAGCAAGGCTCCTATTTTGTTTTATGCATGGATGGATACCCTGATGCACAAGCTCTGGGATCCCGTGTTATCAACCGCTCACCGGATAGTGGAAGCTCCTTCCATGCAAACCACTATCGAATGGTTGCTGCGCGATACTACCATGCAGTTCTTTAATGCATATTACAACACACCTGTTAATTTAACTACGCTTGTAACCGAATCATTTCATGCCGCCATGGACGCTGTTCGCCGGCAGGTAGATAGCAAGGGAAAAATGAATTGGGGTCAATTCCGGGGAACCAGCATCCTGCACCTCACCCGGCTGGAAGCCCTGAGTCATAACCGGCTACCCACTCCTGGCGATGGAGCGACCGTAAATGCGATCACTTCCAATCATGGGCCTTCCTGGCGCATGATTGTACAGCTCGGAAACCCGACAGAAGCTTATGGCGTGTATCCCGGCGGACAAAGCGGAAATCCGGGCAGTCCACATTACGACGATATGATCAATGACTGGCTGCTGGGACGATATGAGCCTTTGCGCATGTACACAACCCGGGATCGCCATCATCCAGATATTGAAACAATCATGCATTTTACACCCTAA
- a CDS encoding RNA polymerase sigma-70 factor — MMHSYSLLTTEELLHLFQEDDPEAFEELYKRYWFRLYISAYKRLHLKEAAEEAVQTLFESLWKNRHHLHIHTSLENYLFASLRYIVLKMLYQQMETAMPEDLSQSVPLQENPEQEIISRDLQQYIQQIVNRLPERCRQVYQLSREEMKTHKEIARLMGISEKTVENQITKALRIIKTQLHQLFSL, encoded by the coding sequence ATGATGCACAGTTACTCCTTGCTGACTACAGAAGAATTATTGCATTTGTTTCAGGAGGATGATCCGGAAGCTTTTGAAGAGCTGTACAAAAGATACTGGTTTCGCTTGTATATCAGTGCATATAAACGTCTCCACCTGAAGGAAGCAGCAGAGGAAGCTGTGCAAACACTTTTTGAAAGCCTTTGGAAAAACCGTCATCATCTGCACATTCACACATCGCTGGAAAATTATCTGTTCGCATCCCTGCGTTATATTGTATTGAAAATGCTTTATCAGCAAATGGAAACAGCCATGCCTGAAGACCTCAGCCAGTCTGTGCCCCTGCAGGAAAATCCCGAACAGGAAATCATCAGCAGAGATTTGCAGCAATACATTCAGCAAATTGTAAATCGTTTACCCGAACGATGCCGCCAGGTATATCAACTCAGCCGGGAAGAAATGAAAACACATAAAGAAATTGCCAGGCTGATGGGCATATCCGAAAAGACCGTTGAAAATCAGATCACCAAGGCACTACGTATTATCAAAACACAACTTCACCAGCTGTTCTCCCTCTAA
- a CDS encoding MFS transporter gives MEKVRVQAALSNGSQTVFPILLSLSFAHLLNDAMQSLIPSIYPLIKNNYHLDFSQIGLITLTYQLTASLLQPLVGHFTDRHPQPYSLAIGMCFTLCGLISLSAAASFHAILLSVALVGMGSSVFHPESSRMARLASGGKHGTAQSLFQVGGNTGAAIGPLLAAAIVVPFGQKYLLWFCVLACVGIAVLWRVGRWYQTHHLAAHAPHKTIRQTTHPALTRTQIGFSLFILLSLIFSKYFYLASMNNYLTFYLMAKFHISIQHAQVYLFIFLFAVAAGTMIGGPVGDRIGRKYVIWISILGVAPFTLMLPYANLFWTAILCMVIGFILSSAFSAIIVYAQELLPGKVGMISGLFFGLAFGMGGIGSAVLGELADRTSIFYVYHVCSFLPLIGLLAGFLPDIEKHIRTS, from the coding sequence ATGGAAAAAGTTAGGGTTCAGGCTGCTTTATCGAACGGCTCGCAGACGGTTTTTCCGATATTGCTTTCGCTGAGTTTTGCGCATCTGCTGAATGATGCTATGCAATCACTCATCCCATCTATATATCCGTTGATCAAAAACAACTATCATCTGGATTTTTCCCAAATTGGACTGATTACGCTCACCTATCAGCTTACGGCTTCGCTGCTGCAGCCACTGGTAGGGCATTTCACAGATCGCCATCCGCAACCTTATTCCCTCGCAATAGGTATGTGTTTTACCTTGTGTGGATTGATTTCTCTTTCTGCGGCTGCCAGTTTTCATGCCATATTGTTATCTGTTGCGCTGGTGGGCATGGGATCTTCGGTGTTTCATCCGGAATCATCCCGGATGGCCCGGCTGGCTTCCGGCGGAAAGCATGGCACAGCGCAATCGCTTTTTCAGGTGGGCGGAAACACTGGGGCTGCCATCGGGCCTCTGCTGGCTGCAGCCATCGTAGTGCCGTTCGGACAAAAATACCTGCTTTGGTTTTGTGTGCTGGCTTGCGTGGGTATTGCTGTGCTTTGGCGGGTGGGGCGCTGGTATCAAACTCATCATCTTGCTGCTCATGCTCCCCATAAGACAATCCGGCAAACGACACATCCTGCACTCACCCGCACGCAAATCGGTTTTTCGCTGTTTATCCTGCTTTCGCTTATCTTCTCCAAATACTTTTACCTGGCCAGCATGAACAATTATCTGACCTTTTACCTGATGGCTAAATTTCACATCTCCATACAACATGCCCAGGTGTATTTATTTATTTTCCTGTTTGCCGTAGCTGCCGGCACGATGATTGGCGGGCCTGTGGGCGATCGCATCGGACGCAAATATGTCATCTGGATTTCCATTTTGGGGGTGGCCCCTTTTACCCTCATGTTGCCTTATGCCAATCTGTTCTGGACGGCTATCCTCTGTATGGTGATCGGATTCATTTTATCTTCGGCTTTTTCTGCGATCATTGTGTATGCACAGGAATTGCTGCCCGGAAAAGTGGGTATGATTTCCGGACTGTTCTTCGGACTGGCATTCGGCATGGGTGGCATCGGATCCGCTGTGTTGGGTGAACTGGCCGACCGGACAAGCATTTTTTATGTATATCATGTTTGTTCTTTTTTGCCTTTGATTGGCCTGCTGGCGGGATTTTTACCGGATATTGAAAAACATATCCGCACTTCATAA
- a CDS encoding FecR family protein, with protein sequence MEQQLIREIIRKFLEGTCNDEEFAYLLAWYESFDEAEAIELSEEEKSELEKALFQKIVSRIPDWPRQLQDREEEQEEEHHHIRSRNWLKYAAAALVIGFMVGVGWWTVQQVHQAMQVNNQTFICSNEIGLNNMTQRMYLIILSDSTKVWLSPNSRLQYPDKFTGKERIVHLKGEAFFEVTKNPQHPFVIYSDQLITRVWGTSFLVKAIEGKPAEVSVLTGKVSVQKNGAEDGEVMLYPHQKAVLDPSGRLIKETEQDQASIQRWQKVNLSFDNTPLANVIASLEKHFDVQIHCSDAALLNYTLTGDFNEQHLSDVLELIEKSLNIHYRIISDSVIEMYITSDGSP encoded by the coding sequence GTGGAACAACAGCTGATTCGGGAAATTATACGGAAGTTTCTGGAAGGAACCTGCAATGATGAAGAGTTTGCCTATTTGCTGGCCTGGTATGAATCGTTTGATGAAGCCGAGGCTATAGAACTTTCTGAAGAAGAAAAATCAGAGTTAGAAAAAGCTTTGTTCCAAAAAATCGTGAGCCGAATACCCGATTGGCCGCGTCAGCTGCAGGATAGAGAAGAGGAACAGGAAGAAGAACATCATCATATCCGGTCAAGAAACTGGTTGAAATATGCAGCCGCTGCATTGGTGATTGGTTTTATGGTAGGTGTAGGCTGGTGGACGGTACAACAGGTGCATCAGGCCATGCAAGTGAATAATCAAACCTTCATTTGTTCCAATGAGATTGGATTAAATAATATGACACAACGCATGTATCTCATTATACTTTCTGATAGCACCAAAGTTTGGCTGAGTCCCAACAGCCGTTTGCAGTATCCTGATAAATTCACAGGAAAAGAAAGGATAGTACATTTAAAAGGTGAGGCATTTTTTGAAGTTACCAAAAATCCGCAACATCCGTTTGTGATATACAGTGATCAGCTCATCACACGGGTTTGGGGAACTAGTTTTCTGGTGAAAGCCATTGAAGGAAAACCAGCTGAGGTTTCCGTACTCACCGGGAAGGTGTCTGTACAGAAAAACGGCGCTGAAGACGGGGAGGTGATGTTGTATCCGCATCAGAAAGCTGTTCTAGATCCCAGTGGACGGCTGATAAAGGAAACAGAACAGGATCAGGCAAGCATACAGCGCTGGCAGAAAGTTAATCTTTCGTTCGACAATACACCACTGGCAAATGTAATTGCCTCATTGGAAAAACATTTTGATGTGCAGATCCATTGTTCAGATGCTGCTTTGTTGAATTACACCCTGACAGGTGATTTCAATGAGCAGCATCTTTCTGATGTGCTCGAGCTGATAGAAAAATCCCTGAATATCCATTACCGCATCATTAGCGATTCGGTCATTGAAATGTATATCACATCTGATGGTTCACCTTAA